One window from the genome of Gavia stellata isolate bGavSte3 chromosome 10, bGavSte3.hap2, whole genome shotgun sequence encodes:
- the TMED5 gene encoding transmembrane emp24 domain-containing protein 5: MGPWLLPLGCFALLLPPPGAAEFSPSLDSDFTFTLPAGRKECFYQPMRKEASLELEYQVLDGAGLDVDFHLLSPKGETLVFDERKSDGVHTVETEDGDYMFCFDNTFSTISEKVIFFELILDNMGEDGQDQEDWKKYVTGTDLLDMKLEDILESINSVKARLSKSVQIQTLLRAFEARDRNIQESNFDRVNFWSMVNLGVMVVVSAVQVYMLKSLFEDKRKSRT, translated from the exons ATGGGGCCGTGGCTGCTGCCGCTCGGGTGTTTCGCGCTGCTCCTGCcgccgcccggcgccgccgAGTTCAGCCCCTCCCTGGACAGCGACTTCACCTTCACCCTTCCCGCCGGCCGCAAGGAGTGCTTCTACCAGCCCATGCGGAAGGAGGCCTCGCTGGAGCTCGAGTACCAG GTTCTAGATGGAGCAGGATTAGATGTTGATTTTCATCTACTGTCTCCAAAAGGTGAAACTCTAGTTTTTgatgaaagaaaatcagatgGAGTTCATAC GGTGGAAACAGAAGATGGGGATTACATGTTCTGCTTTGACAACACATTCAGTACCATTTCAGAAAAGGTGATTTTCTTTGAACTGATCCTAGACAATATGGGAGAAGATGGACAAGATCAGGAAGACTGGAAAAAGTACGTTACAGGCACAGATCTCCTAGATATGAAATTGGAAGACATTCTG GAATCCATCAACAGTGTCAAAGCCAGATTAAGCAAAAGTGTCCAGATTCAGACGCTGCTCAGAGCATTTGAGGCTCGTGACCGAAATATACAAGAAAGCAACTTTGACAGAGTGAATTTCTGGTCCATGGTCAACTTGGGAGTAATGGTGGTGGTATCAGCTGTTCAGGTTTACATGTTGAAAAGTCTCTTtgaagacaagaggaaaagtaGAACTTGA